The Hyphomicrobium sp. MC1 genome window below encodes:
- a CDS encoding c-type cytochrome: MPRSSNAVLGLVAVLIALSTSQMCRADSAAPAPTKDHQTPWVVPDIDKLPDNDWGRTVRYGRDLIAKTSSLIGPEVKDPAHRFAGNNLNCQSCHINAGTKQFGLALVGVYADFPNYRKRSGSVGSMEDRIQGCMQRSMNGKALPEDGPEMIAMLSYLRFLSDGIPVGAKTFGRGTGAMPELNRAADPVRGKTIYANMCAACHGADGLGQRVGKVGDAKGYIFPPLWGPDSYNDGAGMDRLIDAANFIHNNMPAGTTWKNPTLKPEDAWDVAAYIDTQPRPQKAHLGRDFPNRLQKPIDTPYGPYADDLPESEHKLGPFGPIIDADKKLKDDAKH; this comes from the coding sequence ATGCCCCGTTCCAGCAACGCAGTTTTGGGCCTCGTAGCGGTGCTCATCGCTCTATCGACATCGCAGATGTGCCGCGCCGACAGCGCGGCGCCTGCGCCAACCAAGGACCATCAAACGCCTTGGGTCGTACCGGACATCGACAAGCTGCCGGATAATGATTGGGGCCGCACCGTACGTTATGGTCGCGATCTCATCGCCAAAACATCCTCGCTAATCGGCCCCGAAGTCAAAGATCCGGCGCACCGTTTCGCCGGCAACAACCTCAATTGCCAAAGCTGCCATATCAATGCCGGCACTAAGCAGTTCGGATTGGCACTGGTCGGCGTTTATGCCGATTTTCCGAATTATCGAAAGCGGTCGGGCAGCGTCGGCTCGATGGAAGATCGCATTCAAGGCTGTATGCAGCGCAGCATGAACGGCAAAGCTCTTCCCGAGGACGGACCGGAAATGATCGCCATGCTCTCCTATCTGAGGTTTTTGTCAGATGGCATTCCGGTTGGCGCAAAAACGTTCGGGCGCGGCACCGGCGCTATGCCCGAACTCAATCGCGCCGCCGATCCCGTCCGCGGCAAGACGATCTACGCGAACATGTGCGCCGCTTGTCACGGCGCCGACGGCCTGGGCCAGCGCGTCGGCAAAGTCGGCGATGCAAAGGGCTATATCTTCCCGCCGCTCTGGGGGCCTGACAGCTACAACGACGGCGCCGGCATGGACAGGCTGATCGACGCCGCCAACTTCATTCACAACAATATGCCGGCGGGTACGACGTGGAAAAATCCAACGCTGAAGCCTGAGGATGCGTGGGACGTCGCCGCCTACATCGACACGCAACCTCGGCCGCAAAAAGCGCATCTCGGTCGCGACTTCCCGAACCGGCTGCAGAAGCCTATCGACACGCCATATGGGCCTTATGCGGACGATCTGCCGGAGAGCGAGCACAAGCTTGGGCCGTTCGGGCCGATCATCGACGCCGACAAAAAGCTCAAGGACGACGCGAAGCACTAG
- a CDS encoding autotransporter domain-containing protein, translated as MADRTSGASFSRTPRLPRSLSLPAAAVVPFLTLAMLPATASAQNLIQNPGFEDLASPPYMVPSPWVVESGLVDIWPDGQDGIRAHSGSYFANPWSGGGVLTQDVSLTKSGKYQFQFYYAVQAGQTWALTAKVDGITVFTKSDITNTTMESATSVVKLNAGSVQVLFDAVAISGYEFAIDDVSLIYLGPDALSFASLNRNQTAIVTSINSAMEAGAVPAVTDALASAPDQQSLAVALNQLSPEIYNYGLIETLYGSQQFANDLMSCKVAGQQGVSIAREGQCLWVRARARFSDFDRTSEDIGAHATTGSFSAGGQIALAPDWRLGFAAGYDSVSLSSGVATSEGDRANVGGIIKYNPGQWLFAAGVTGGWSTYDTDRTMLFGDFSSAAHSKNDINYVSGQLHAGYSFQHDNYYVKPLVDAAITNVSLNGFTENDGSGAALAVAGKSDTVVSVSPGIEFGSEKNVHDFVTIRPFVRAGLTWQDTDQFLLSANFADAPDVAGFTTATKLDTLFADVSAGVDLINMHGATLSLQYDGHYAEDTSLSSISVKGSARF; from the coding sequence ATGGCAGATCGGACAAGTGGCGCCTCTTTCTCTCGGACGCCGCGCCTGCCGCGGTCCCTGTCACTCCCCGCTGCCGCAGTTGTGCCCTTCCTCACGCTGGCAATGCTGCCCGCGACTGCTTCTGCGCAGAACCTCATCCAAAACCCAGGCTTCGAAGACCTCGCGTCTCCACCGTATATGGTTCCTTCTCCATGGGTGGTCGAAAGCGGCCTCGTCGATATTTGGCCTGACGGCCAGGATGGTATCCGGGCTCACAGCGGCAGCTATTTCGCCAATCCTTGGAGCGGTGGCGGCGTCCTCACGCAGGATGTCTCCCTGACCAAAAGCGGCAAATACCAGTTCCAGTTCTATTATGCGGTCCAGGCGGGCCAGACGTGGGCACTGACAGCCAAGGTTGACGGTATTACGGTCTTCACAAAATCGGACATCACCAACACGACGATGGAAAGCGCGACGTCAGTGGTGAAACTGAATGCCGGTTCAGTTCAGGTGTTGTTCGACGCTGTAGCCATTAGTGGTTACGAATTCGCCATCGACGATGTGAGTCTGATCTACCTCGGACCGGATGCGCTGTCTTTCGCATCCCTCAACCGCAATCAGACCGCCATCGTCACCTCTATCAATTCGGCGATGGAAGCGGGTGCAGTTCCGGCGGTTACCGATGCATTGGCGAGCGCGCCGGATCAGCAATCGCTGGCCGTCGCCCTCAATCAATTGTCGCCTGAGATCTATAACTACGGCCTGATCGAAACGCTCTACGGCAGCCAGCAGTTCGCCAACGATCTGATGAGCTGCAAGGTCGCCGGGCAGCAGGGCGTGTCAATCGCGCGCGAAGGCCAGTGTCTGTGGGTCCGTGCCCGTGCGCGCTTCTCCGATTTCGACCGCACATCCGAAGACATCGGCGCGCATGCGACGACGGGCTCGTTCTCTGCAGGCGGTCAGATTGCACTCGCGCCGGATTGGCGGCTCGGTTTCGCTGCCGGCTACGATAGCGTTTCCCTTTCGAGCGGTGTCGCAACGAGCGAAGGCGACCGCGCCAACGTCGGCGGCATCATCAAATACAATCCTGGCCAGTGGCTGTTTGCAGCGGGCGTTACGGGCGGCTGGAGCACTTATGACACCGACCGTACCATGCTGTTCGGTGACTTCAGCAGCGCGGCGCATTCCAAAAACGATATCAACTACGTGTCGGGCCAGTTGCACGCTGGCTATTCTTTCCAACACGACAACTATTATGTGAAGCCGCTGGTCGATGCAGCGATCACCAATGTCTCGCTCAATGGCTTCACGGAAAATGACGGCAGCGGAGCGGCGCTGGCGGTTGCTGGAAAAAGCGATACGGTTGTCAGCGTGTCGCCGGGCATCGAATTCGGCAGCGAGAAGAACGTCCACGATTTCGTAACGATCCGTCCGTTCGTAAGGGCCGGTCTGACGTGGCAGGACACGGATCAGTTTCTTCTCAGCGCCAATTTTGCCGACGCGCCAGACGTTGCTGGCTTCACGACGGCCACCAAGCTCGATACACTCTTTGCGGATGTGAGCGCTGGCGTTGATCTCATCAATATGCACGGCGCAACGCTGAGCCTGCAGTACGACGGCCATTACGCCGAAGATACGAGCCTCAGCAGCATCAGCGTCAAAGGCAGTGCGCGGTTTTAA
- a CDS encoding acyl carrier protein translates to MDEVATKVIEILKKHMKEPRDDISLDTQLTDLKIESLDLAMIVFDIEDGFGIEIPYNANEEVEAFKTVGSVVDRVKSLIAEKQASAAKA, encoded by the coding sequence ATGGACGAAGTCGCGACTAAGGTTATTGAAATCCTCAAGAAGCATATGAAGGAGCCGCGCGACGATATCTCGCTCGACACCCAGCTTACAGATCTCAAGATCGAGTCACTTGATCTTGCTATGATCGTTTTCGACATTGAAGATGGCTTCGGGATTGAGATCCCATACAACGCCAATGAAGAAGTCGAAGCGTTCAAGACTGTCGGCTCAGTCGTTGATCGCGTGAAGTCGTTGATTGCCGAAAAGCAGGCTTCCGCAGCCAAGGCTTGA
- a CDS encoding alpha-hydroxy acid oxidase, with amino-acid sequence MRSVACIDDLRRLAHQRVPSDFMGYYESGSYSETTLAANLRDLQNIKIRQRVLAGAANRNQIQTVLGETQPLPLVLGPVGLSGMAYRDGEIAAARAAEKAGIPYTLSTLSICSIEDVAEAVSKPFWFQLYFMKDRGFVADLIARARKANCSALVLTVDLQVLGQRHRDVRSGMTVPPRIKLSTIGRIASKPAWIANVLMGKRKTFGNVAGRIPGTENLLSYMDWINSQFDQALSWDDVAWIREQWPGKLIIKSIMDADDARMAVKSGASAIVVSNHGGRQLDGAASSISMLPRIIDAVGDDVEVHFDGGIRSGQDVFRALALGARACWLGRSYLYGLCAAGETGVTKAIDLIAKELDVTMALAGVRTIDQISRDCLEN; translated from the coding sequence TTGCGATCGGTTGCCTGCATCGACGATCTCCGGCGCTTGGCGCACCAGCGCGTTCCGAGCGACTTCATGGGTTATTACGAATCGGGCTCGTATTCCGAAACGACGCTCGCCGCTAATCTTCGCGATCTTCAGAACATCAAGATCCGCCAGCGCGTCTTGGCGGGCGCTGCCAATCGCAATCAAATCCAGACGGTGCTCGGTGAGACGCAGCCTTTGCCGCTCGTGTTGGGGCCGGTTGGCCTCAGCGGCATGGCCTATCGTGACGGCGAGATCGCTGCGGCACGGGCCGCCGAGAAGGCTGGTATTCCCTACACGCTGAGCACGCTCTCGATCTGCTCCATTGAAGACGTGGCCGAAGCCGTGTCGAAGCCGTTCTGGTTTCAGCTCTACTTCATGAAGGATCGCGGCTTCGTCGCCGATCTCATTGCGCGTGCGCGTAAGGCGAATTGCAGCGCATTGGTTTTGACGGTCGATCTTCAGGTGCTCGGCCAACGTCATCGCGACGTGCGCAGCGGCATGACCGTTCCACCACGCATCAAGCTCAGCACGATTGGTCGCATCGCGTCGAAACCCGCCTGGATCGCGAACGTGCTGATGGGCAAGCGCAAGACCTTCGGCAACGTCGCCGGGCGCATTCCCGGCACCGAAAATCTTCTCTCCTACATGGACTGGATCAACAGCCAGTTCGACCAAGCGCTGTCGTGGGACGACGTCGCCTGGATTCGTGAGCAATGGCCCGGCAAGCTCATCATCAAAAGCATCATGGACGCCGACGATGCGCGGATGGCCGTCAAAAGCGGTGCGTCGGCGATCGTCGTTTCCAACCACGGTGGCCGCCAGCTCGATGGCGCGGCCTCGTCGATCTCGATGTTGCCGCGCATCATCGATGCCGTCGGCGACGACGTGGAAGTGCATTTCGATGGCGGCATTCGCTCCGGCCAGGACGTGTTCCGCGCCCTCGCTCTTGGTGCTCGCGCATGTTGGCTGGGCCGCAGCTATCTTTATGGGCTTTGCGCGGCAGGCGAAACAGGTGTGACCAAAGCTATTGATCTCATCGCCAAGGAACTCGATGTCACGATGGCGCTTGCGGGTGTTCGCACCATCGACCAGATCTCGCGTGATTGTCTCGAAAACTGA
- a CDS encoding cyclophilin-like fold protein, translated as MRKIVIRAGSVAIRARLLDTPTAERIWAALPIESAARTWGGEIYFDAPVSSAAEPDARVTVKAGDIVFWPEGDAISIGFGPTPLSRTRGEIRLAGPCNVWAEALDDVRQLKSVHSGVVISVSEAEC; from the coding sequence ATGCGAAAGATCGTGATCCGGGCCGGGAGTGTTGCCATTCGCGCAAGGCTGCTCGACACGCCCACCGCCGAACGGATATGGGCCGCACTGCCCATCGAGTCTGCGGCGCGGACTTGGGGCGGCGAAATCTATTTCGACGCTCCGGTCAGTTCAGCAGCCGAGCCTGATGCCCGTGTCACCGTCAAAGCCGGTGACATTGTTTTTTGGCCGGAAGGCGACGCAATTTCTATCGGCTTCGGTCCAACGCCGCTATCGCGGACACGCGGTGAAATCCGTTTAGCCGGACCCTGCAATGTCTGGGCGGAAGCGCTTGATGATGTCCGTCAGCTTAAGTCGGTACATTCCGGCGTCGTCATCTCCGTCAGCGAAGCCGAATGCTGA
- a CDS encoding beta-ketoacyl synthase — MMSNSKPGRRVVVTGLGVVTPIGQNVPDFWAGIKAGKSGVSELEGFPVDDLKILIAAQIKGFDPKQRLKHFKRDRIITLADRYSWFAAAAADEAVKMAGLEMPLVDPYRAACIIGSGAGGLTTFETAYRDLFIHNKRATHPLTLLRIIGSSAAAHVGIEFGVKGPTFATCSACSTATHAIGIGRDYIRDGMVDVALVGASESVINYGTMKAWQALHVLSPEGCFPFAKKRNGTVLADGAGVLVLESLEHAQARGATILAELCGYGMASDSQDMVKPTVEGPSVAMKDALADAGITPEQIDYLNAHGTATADNDLNETKAIKNVFGDYAYKLAISSTKSMHGHPLGAGGGIEAVATIMAMRENWAPPTIGLDEPGEGCDLDYIPNVGREMKLGYTMSNSLAFGGLNTSLVFGPAPK; from the coding sequence ATGATGTCGAATAGTAAGCCGGGACGCCGTGTCGTCGTCACGGGTCTCGGAGTCGTAACTCCGATCGGGCAGAACGTTCCCGATTTCTGGGCTGGCATTAAGGCCGGCAAATCGGGTGTCAGTGAACTGGAAGGCTTTCCAGTCGACGATCTCAAAATTCTGATCGCCGCTCAGATCAAAGGATTCGATCCCAAGCAGCGCCTGAAGCACTTCAAGCGCGACCGGATCATCACCCTCGCTGACCGCTATTCCTGGTTCGCCGCCGCTGCTGCGGATGAAGCCGTGAAGATGGCAGGCCTCGAAATGCCGCTCGTCGATCCGTATCGCGCGGCGTGCATCATCGGTTCGGGCGCCGGCGGTCTGACGACGTTTGAGACCGCCTATCGCGATCTCTTCATTCATAACAAGCGCGCAACGCATCCGCTGACGCTTCTGCGTATCATCGGTTCGTCGGCTGCGGCCCACGTTGGCATCGAATTCGGCGTCAAAGGTCCGACATTCGCAACCTGCTCGGCCTGCTCGACGGCGACGCACGCGATCGGCATCGGTCGCGATTACATTCGTGACGGCATGGTCGACGTCGCACTCGTCGGAGCATCGGAATCCGTCATCAACTACGGCACGATGAAAGCCTGGCAGGCGCTGCACGTGCTCTCCCCCGAAGGCTGCTTCCCGTTCGCGAAGAAGCGTAACGGTACGGTTCTCGCCGATGGCGCGGGCGTTCTCGTGCTCGAAAGCCTCGAACATGCCCAGGCCCGCGGCGCGACGATCCTCGCCGAACTCTGCGGCTATGGCATGGCGTCCGACAGCCAGGACATGGTGAAGCCGACCGTCGAAGGCCCGAGCGTTGCCATGAAGGATGCGCTCGCAGATGCCGGCATCACGCCCGAGCAGATTGACTATCTGAACGCGCACGGCACAGCGACCGCCGACAACGATCTCAACGAGACGAAGGCGATCAAGAACGTCTTCGGCGATTACGCCTACAAGCTCGCCATTTCGTCGACGAAGTCGATGCACGGCCATCCGCTCGGTGCGGGCGGCGGTATCGAAGCCGTCGCGACGATCATGGCGATGCGCGAAAACTGGGCGCCGCCGACTATTGGTCTCGATGAGCCCGGCGAAGGCTGCGATCTCGACTATATCCCGAACGTCGGCCGCGAAATGAAGCTCGGCTATACGATGTCGAACTCGCTCGCGTTCGGCGGCTTGAACACCTCGCTGGTGTTCGGACCCGCGCCGAAGTGA
- the fae gene encoding formaldehyde-activating enzyme codes for MSDIIFKAGEATVLAAPGQYTDAMPEVLIGSVNGPVGHAFASMMGQSVGHTRFFAIRDLNQMARPATMMTTKVTIASGEYVELLGGVVQAAIADAVVDSVAEGIIPKAIVDEICIVVTIWLDPRCAEHAELDKKDLYNTNYKAMKLAIERALKSEPSIDELIKNRKTIKHYALDGVIDY; via the coding sequence ATGAGCGATATTATTTTCAAGGCCGGTGAGGCGACTGTACTCGCAGCTCCGGGTCAGTACACTGATGCTATGCCCGAGGTGCTGATCGGTTCGGTCAACGGCCCGGTGGGGCATGCATTCGCCAGCATGATGGGTCAGAGCGTCGGCCACACCCGGTTTTTCGCAATACGCGATCTCAACCAAATGGCGCGTCCGGCCACCATGATGACGACGAAGGTGACAATCGCCTCCGGCGAGTATGTCGAACTGCTCGGCGGTGTCGTGCAGGCCGCGATCGCTGATGCGGTCGTCGATAGTGTCGCTGAGGGAATTATTCCGAAGGCGATCGTCGATGAGATCTGCATCGTCGTGACGATCTGGCTGGACCCGCGCTGCGCCGAGCACGCCGAACTCGACAAGAAAGATCTCTACAATACGAACTACAAGGCTATGAAGCTGGCGATCGAACGCGCCCTGAAGAGCGAGCCGTCGATCGATGAGCTGATCAAGAATCGCAAGACCATCAAGCACTACGCTTTGGACGGCGTCATCGACTACTGA
- a CDS encoding substrate-binding domain-containing protein — MRANSIVKAVFGAAIAGTVTLGAISAQSAEQNAPNIFPPWQHGFNNDATDRGFEFTVPQVDNLADFHGSVTDPKLVLYVGGNYFFAMAPLVDEFEKAHPEFKGRIYWETLPPGLLVHQIKAHGVVTSGNMTWTAKPDAYFAGLVAVKRLVDDGTLAGPPVPYVKNTLTIMVPKDNPGHVSGLADLGRAGLRIAMPNPEFEGVARQIKASLKKAGGEALEKEVYETKVADGGTILTHIHHRQTPLFLMQGHVDAGVTWLSEAMFQEQVGNPITNVVIPADQNTTATYAGAMVKGAAHPEAAKMWLDFIHSPSALKIFEKYGFTPA, encoded by the coding sequence ATGCGCGCTAATTCCATCGTTAAAGCGGTTTTCGGCGCGGCCATCGCCGGAACAGTGACTCTGGGAGCAATTTCAGCACAGAGCGCCGAGCAAAACGCGCCGAATATTTTCCCGCCTTGGCAGCACGGCTTCAACAACGACGCGACCGACCGCGGCTTCGAATTCACCGTACCGCAGGTCGATAACCTTGCTGATTTCCACGGCAGCGTCACCGATCCCAAGCTCGTGCTCTACGTCGGCGGCAACTACTTCTTCGCCATGGCGCCACTGGTGGATGAGTTCGAGAAAGCGCATCCGGAATTCAAAGGCCGGATCTATTGGGAGACGCTGCCGCCGGGGCTTCTCGTGCATCAAATCAAGGCGCACGGCGTCGTAACCTCGGGAAACATGACGTGGACTGCAAAACCGGATGCGTATTTCGCCGGACTTGTTGCCGTCAAGCGGCTCGTCGATGACGGCACGCTGGCGGGTCCTCCGGTTCCTTACGTCAAGAACACGCTGACGATCATGGTCCCCAAGGACAATCCTGGACACGTCTCTGGGCTTGCGGATCTCGGCCGGGCCGGCCTGCGTATTGCAATGCCGAACCCGGAATTCGAGGGCGTGGCGCGGCAGATCAAGGCGTCTCTGAAAAAAGCTGGCGGCGAGGCGCTCGAAAAGGAAGTCTACGAAACGAAGGTCGCCGACGGCGGCACGATTTTAACGCACATCCATCACCGGCAGACGCCACTGTTCCTGATGCAGGGTCACGTCGATGCCGGAGTGACGTGGCTGTCGGAAGCGATGTTCCAGGAGCAGGTCGGAAACCCGATTACGAACGTCGTCATTCCGGCGGATCAGAACACAACTGCGACTTACGCCGGAGCGATGGTCAAGGGCGCCGCCCACCCGGAAGCGGCCAAGATGTGGCTCGACTTTATCCACTCACCTTCAGCACTGAAGATTTTCGAAAAGTACGGCTTCACGCCTGCTTGA
- a CDS encoding GIY-YIG nuclease family protein, translating to MTPIRQNLAVASAKCLRAWIVAFTALAMRERIISEIQRLTKANDGTPPGRQSFEAETGIRLGDWYGVYWARWGDAVAEAGFQPNERQGKFDRDTMLNLVALACRHFGKLPTEGELRLYRRTHPDFPSPSTIQNAFSPKTELIEALRIWTNERSGYSDVALMLPASIPEKPDRSREVLGSVYLLQSGSNYKIGRSDEIERRIREIRVALPDATILVHAITTDDPAGIEAYWHRRFADKRANGEWFKLTPSDVLAFKRRKFQ from the coding sequence TTGACACCAATTCGCCAAAATTTAGCAGTCGCGAGCGCCAAGTGCTTGCGAGCATGGATTGTCGCATTTACAGCGTTGGCTATGCGCGAACGAATAATCTCGGAAATTCAGCGACTGACAAAAGCCAACGATGGAACGCCCCCAGGGCGGCAATCATTCGAGGCTGAAACCGGCATTCGCCTTGGAGACTGGTACGGAGTCTATTGGGCCCGTTGGGGCGATGCTGTAGCGGAAGCTGGGTTCCAGCCCAACGAACGACAAGGCAAATTTGATCGCGATACCATGCTAAACTTGGTGGCGCTCGCTTGCCGCCATTTTGGGAAACTGCCGACCGAAGGCGAACTACGATTATATCGCCGTACGCATCCGGACTTCCCGTCGCCAAGCACCATACAAAATGCCTTCTCACCAAAAACGGAATTGATCGAAGCGCTACGCATTTGGACGAATGAACGGTCTGGGTATTCCGATGTTGCTCTCATGCTCCCGGCATCGATCCCAGAAAAGCCGGATCGTTCCAGAGAAGTTCTGGGTTCAGTATACCTGCTGCAATCCGGCTCGAACTACAAAATTGGTCGGAGCGATGAGATCGAGCGACGAATAAGAGAAATCCGAGTTGCGTTACCAGACGCAACAATATTGGTTCACGCCATCACAACGGACGATCCGGCTGGCATAGAGGCTTACTGGCATCGTCGATTTGCAGATAAGCGTGCGAACGGCGAATGGTTCAAACTCACCCCCAGCGATGTACTCGCCTTTAAGCGGCGCAAATTTCAATAA
- a CDS encoding transcriptional initiation protein Tat, with protein sequence MTGRRQALQAFGLALAAASVGGFTREADAAAAHDIPAGASALADLTDRLAKTPRRRDFKTVPMILDHSDQWDDEALKEVLAYKPVTKQAWDVTDIAGPWLNVMRNSINAQIWSFKHPDFLVVSATHGSAHYALYDQAMWDKYQFAKIVGKGFEKNTLIVDKPAASANPADYESPTGVFSPLNNSIPALQRRGAVFMSCHNAIWEQATKLHEKGVNPDKLEVDALAAELTNHLIPGVVLIPGAVATLPELQQAGFHYAR encoded by the coding sequence ATGACCGGCAGACGACAGGCGTTACAGGCATTCGGCCTGGCGCTAGCTGCGGCCTCAGTCGGAGGCTTCACACGCGAAGCCGACGCCGCTGCAGCCCATGACATTCCAGCGGGCGCGTCGGCTCTCGCAGACCTCACCGACAGGCTCGCCAAAACACCGCGCCGCCGTGACTTCAAAACCGTGCCGATGATTCTCGATCATTCCGATCAATGGGATGACGAGGCTCTGAAGGAAGTCCTCGCCTACAAGCCCGTCACCAAGCAGGCCTGGGACGTGACGGACATCGCAGGCCCTTGGCTCAATGTGATGCGCAATTCCATCAATGCGCAGATCTGGTCATTCAAGCATCCGGATTTTCTGGTCGTTTCAGCAACGCACGGCTCGGCGCATTACGCGCTCTACGATCAGGCGATGTGGGACAAATATCAGTTTGCGAAGATCGTCGGCAAAGGCTTCGAGAAGAATACACTGATCGTCGATAAGCCTGCAGCGTCCGCCAATCCTGCCGACTATGAAAGCCCGACGGGCGTGTTCTCCCCGCTGAACAACTCGATCCCGGCCCTGCAAAGGCGCGGCGCCGTTTTCATGTCGTGCCACAACGCCATCTGGGAGCAGGCGACCAAGCTGCACGAAAAAGGCGTCAATCCCGACAAGCTTGAAGTCGATGCGCTCGCAGCCGAGCTAACGAACCATCTGATCCCCGGCGTGGTTCTGATTCCCGGCGCCGTCGCGACACTTCCTGAACTGCAGCAGGCGGGGTTCCACTATGCGCGCTAA
- a CDS encoding MFS transporter: MDTQSSQTEPQTLWRHSPLQYFLWGRGFSKFASQILTVAVGWQVYALTSSAFDLGMVGLVQFLPTAILVFVAGHASDRYDRKRVIQLCQIVEATAAVFLAWGSYQGWITVPQIFVAVAVFGVAGAFESPATAALLPGVAPNGLLQKATALSTGVFQFAAISGPAIGGLAYGISPAVPYVIMTVFWIVASVLNGAIVLDRPVAPRESPTAGALFAGAHFVRNNPAILGTISLDLFAVLLGGASALLPIYARDILHTGPWGLGMLRGAQAVGALMMTGILAHYAITKHVGMRMFQAVIVFGIATVVFALSKEVWLSVLALAVMGAADTISVVIRVSLVQLATPDDMRGRVGAVNFLFINASNQLGEFESGMTAALLGAVPAAVLGGLGTIAVALVWMKLFPVLRNLQRLE; the protein is encoded by the coding sequence ATGGACACGCAATCCTCGCAAACCGAACCGCAAACGCTTTGGCGCCATTCGCCGCTGCAGTACTTCCTGTGGGGGCGCGGTTTTTCGAAATTCGCTTCGCAGATTTTGACCGTTGCGGTCGGCTGGCAGGTCTATGCGCTGACGAGCAGCGCATTCGACCTCGGCATGGTCGGCCTCGTGCAGTTCCTGCCGACGGCCATTCTGGTGTTCGTGGCCGGGCACGCTTCCGACCGGTACGACCGCAAGCGCGTCATTCAGCTTTGCCAGATCGTCGAGGCGACGGCGGCGGTTTTTCTGGCTTGGGGCAGCTACCAGGGCTGGATTACGGTGCCGCAGATCTTCGTGGCTGTCGCCGTGTTCGGCGTCGCGGGCGCATTCGAAAGTCCAGCGACGGCGGCGCTGCTTCCGGGCGTTGCGCCGAACGGCTTACTGCAGAAGGCGACGGCGCTCTCGACCGGCGTTTTTCAGTTCGCGGCGATCAGCGGCCCCGCAATCGGCGGCCTCGCCTATGGCATTTCGCCTGCCGTGCCTTACGTCATCATGACCGTGTTCTGGATTGTTGCGTCAGTGCTTAATGGCGCCATCGTACTCGACCGGCCGGTCGCGCCGCGCGAATCGCCGACCGCCGGCGCGCTGTTTGCTGGGGCGCATTTCGTCAGAAACAATCCGGCGATCCTTGGCACGATCTCGCTCGATCTCTTCGCGGTGTTACTGGGCGGCGCGTCGGCATTGCTGCCGATTTATGCGCGCGACATCCTGCACACCGGACCGTGGGGCCTCGGCATGCTGCGCGGTGCGCAGGCCGTCGGCGCATTAATGATGACCGGCATTCTGGCGCACTATGCGATTACAAAGCACGTCGGTATGCGCATGTTCCAAGCTGTGATCGTGTTCGGGATTGCGACCGTCGTGTTCGCGCTTTCGAAGGAGGTTTGGCTATCGGTTCTCGCCCTCGCCGTGATGGGTGCGGCCGATACGATCAGCGTCGTCATTCGCGTGTCGCTGGTGCAGCTGGCAACACCCGACGACATGCGCGGGCGCGTGGGTGCGGTAAACTTCCTGTTCATCAACGCCTCGAACCAGCTGGGTGAATTCGAGAGCGGAATGACGGCGGCTTTGCTCGGCGCGGTCCCCGCGGCCGTTCTCGGCGGGCTCGGTACGATTGCGGTGGCGCTGGTCTGGATGAAGCTCTTTCCCGTGCTGCGCAACCTGCAGCGCCTGGAATGA